Proteins from a single region of Pseudomonas sp. 10S4:
- a CDS encoding amino acid adenylation domain-containing protein gives MQQPFDLKNGPLLRVGLLRIAADEHVLVLTQHHIVSDGWSMQLLVQELIQRYADYSEGREVELAALPIQYADYAVWQRQWMEAGERERQLAYWTGVLDGDQPLLELPSDRPRPAQQSFAGARLAIDLPPALGKQLLQLAQREGGTLFMLLLASFQTLLHRYSGQSDIRVGVPIANRNRVETEGLIGFFVNTQVLKAEVNPQQRFSELLAEVKHAALGAEAHQDLPFEQLVEALRPERNLSHSPLFQVLYNHQNAGRQAVPSLSGLTIETQDWDSHTAQFDLTLDTLEADGEITAALTYATDLFDASTVQRMAAHWLNLLQGIVANPQQRIGELPLLDSAEQQAILKDWNPSTQAFPNEACAHQLIAEQARRSPDAVAVRFNQQTLTYAQLNSRANRLAHQLIEQGVGPDVLVGLAAERGLVMVVGLLAILKAGGAYVPLDPTYPQDRLAYMIEDSGIQLLLTQASLLSQLPVPSSVQALMLETDVSGNADSDPHVSMHSSNLAYVIYTSGSTGKPKGTLLPHHNILRLFEATEPWFGFGPQDVWSLFHSYAFDFSVWEIFGALLHGGELLIVPYDVSRSPQDFHALLCDAGVTVLNQTPSAFKQLMHVACADQRANALRYVVFGGEALDVKSLRPWFERFGDQAPQLINMYGITETTVHVTYRPLSLVDLELEASSPIGEPITDLSWYLLDGDLNPVPKGCIGELYVGRAGLARGYLNRGDLTALRFIPDPFGESGARLYRTGDLAQYRNDGVIEYVGRIDHQVKIRGFRIELGEIEARLNMLDAVREAVVLAQEGPSGQQLVGYVITHQTTDNEATLRDNLKTQLKADLPDYMVPTHLLFLDHWPLTANGKLDRKALPQPDVSQVQQDYVAPQSELEQQIAAIWQDVLKLERVGLTDNFFELGGDSIISIQVVSRARQAGIRFSPKDLFQHQTVQALATVAQVGGEGLIIDQTPVQGPALLLPIQQAFFTDAIPERHHYNQSVLLKAARPMQPALVEQALQALVLHHDALRLSFSETSEGWQANHRDVLAQNSLLWTTDVADAEALEVLANQAQRSLNLQDGPLLRGVLATMNDGSQRLLLVIHHLAVDGVSWRTLLEDLQNAYQQLQDGKALSLPAKTSAFKDWSQHLQRYAHSPALQQELTYWQACLSDVSTDLPCKRVDAGQQNRLALNVHTQLNQELTRKLLQEAPAAYRTQVNDLLLTALARVIVRWTGLASTLIQLEGHGREELFDGVDLTRTVGWFTSLFPVRLTPADALSDSIKQVKEQLRSIPHKGIGFGALRYLGDEQAQQSLRVLPSPRITFNYLGQFDGSFDKDDAALFAPASESSGLDQSPDAPMGNWLSLNGQVYGGQLTIGWTFSSERFDTATIERLAEDYAKELAALIAHCVTPGVQGLTPSDFPLAGLTQVQLDSVPVAPQQIADIYPLSPMQQGMLFHSLYEQQGGDYINQMCVDIEGLNVERFREAWQAAMDAHDVLRSSFVWDGEFKRPLQVIHKQLNVPFTFHDWRSHSDVAQALNELATTQRQQGFDLANAPLLNLTVVQIAAERYHLIYTSHHILMDGWSNSQLLGEVLQRYSGELPSNTAGRYRDYIEWLAKQDAQVTEGFWKGQLASFEEPTRLAKALVWTGSEASNATQGEHFLELDLTQTAGLNGFAREQKVTLNTLVQAAWLLLLQRYTGLDTVSFGATVSGRPAQLAGVEQQIGLFINTLPVIASPGAEQPLSQWLQQVQAQNLALREQEHTPLFDIQRWAGQGGEALFDNILVFENYPISEALQQGATQELRFGEVGNFEQTNYPLTLAVNLGEELSLQLSYDRQQFDFAAIEQLAAHLAHLLLQMVEAPAASCVGDLALVAKAVREPLVLPVDEVCVQRLFERQAERTPHALALIFNEQHLSYAQLNAQANQLARVLLQHGVGPEALVGIAVERSTQMIISLLAVLKAGGAYVPLDPEYPAERLGAMIEDSGLRVLLTQSHLAAALPRAACVTVLSLDQLDYPTQTDNLPERSGPQNLAYVMFTSGSTGRPKGVGITHSALTRHAQVALEFLGLTPQDRSLQFATFNFDAFVEQLYPALICGASVVLRGPDIWDSETWYRELLDKQFSVSDLTTAYWNMLAKDFAAAGNRDYGVLRQVIVGGEAMPPEGVAAWGKAGLAHVRLLNTYGPTETTVSATVLDCSDYVSGRSALPVTMPIGQALGGRAIHVLDTQGQPAPVGVVGELVIGGELLARGYFQRPELTAERFIPDPFDPLGGGRMYRTGDLARYRADGVIEYVGRLDHQVKIRGFRIELGEIETHLLQIPAVRQALVVAQPGAIGQQLVAYVVFDDPAQANADASTLAALRDDIKARLKATLPNYMVPTQVMFLERLPLSPNGKIDRKALPSIDVSLAALDFVAPEGELEQQIAAVWQDVLELDQVGRDDHFFELGGHSLLATQVVSRLRKLTACTLSLRDLFSHPRLKDLAAWMTQQQGTAASGGHGVVLKAHGTQHSAPLSLVQRRLWIAEQLSGGTAAYGMPMALRLRGELSVERLISSFAEVVRRHEVLRTAYTQDDEGDPIAMIAEQVELDFPVIDLSGLSRSAQEEWVAQAALENARTPIDMEHAPLLRGRTLHLGPTEHVMLYAMHHIISDGWSMGVLVNELVQIYDRSKVGDLTPLPALEVQYSDFAIWQQELEQQGVLARQAEYWKTRLAGYNGQLSLPLDKPRGLTPSYEGDAVQFQLDTTLSAALRQLSRDAGVTLYSTLLASFQVLLHQVSGGADVLVGADVAGREQPELERLIGFFVNVLPLRSQFDAGTPFAKFLAQTQETLLSAMEHQDLPFDMIVDASGVPRHKGMNPLVQVLFVMNNLPGRTQAMGGLSVESLPALDTHSKFDMALFVDDEEGQLLGNWQFATSVFGHERIQHLVKAWIALLEQIVAVQDIQLGAISMPVDNLAVATKPAVPGPKADKLGKFLKRGVASAAKARPAPMRESLIAAPQPFPLLLEPNEPHLDLIEWINHNRPLIEAKLATHAGILFRGFELDGIQGFEAFAEAIQPGLYGQYGDLPKKEGGKNTYRSTPYPERKMILFHNESSHQDRWPRKQMFYCEQAAPVGGATPVVDCRLMYEKLPADLRDKFEEKGLLYVRTFTDNLDVSWQHFFKTKDRAEVEARCRAGGIEWRWLDNNELQTRTPGPAIIRHPVTGAKSFFNQVQLHHIYWLEPDVREDLLSMFGLDRMPRHVFYGDGTPIEDEVMQRIGDLYEECAVRFDWQKGDAILLDNMLVAHARDPFEGPRKIVVAMGDMFDRSALERALNTEETGA, from the coding sequence ATGCAACAGCCGTTCGACCTGAAAAATGGCCCACTGCTGCGGGTTGGCCTGCTGCGCATCGCCGCTGACGAACATGTGCTGGTGCTGACTCAGCACCACATCGTTTCCGATGGCTGGTCGATGCAGTTGCTGGTGCAGGAACTGATTCAGCGTTATGCCGATTACAGCGAAGGTCGTGAGGTTGAGCTGGCGGCGTTGCCCATTCAATACGCCGACTACGCCGTGTGGCAGCGTCAGTGGATGGAGGCCGGCGAGCGCGAGCGGCAACTGGCGTACTGGACCGGTGTGCTCGACGGTGACCAGCCGCTGCTGGAATTGCCCTCCGACCGTCCGCGTCCGGCGCAACAGAGTTTTGCCGGCGCACGCCTGGCCATCGACCTGCCGCCGGCGTTGGGCAAGCAGTTGCTGCAGCTGGCCCAGCGCGAAGGCGGCACGTTGTTCATGCTGCTGCTGGCGTCGTTCCAGACCTTGCTGCATCGCTACAGTGGTCAGTCGGACATTCGCGTTGGCGTGCCGATTGCCAACCGTAACCGGGTCGAGACTGAAGGGTTGATTGGCTTCTTCGTCAACACTCAGGTGCTCAAGGCCGAGGTCAATCCGCAGCAGCGCTTCAGCGAGTTGCTGGCTGAGGTCAAACACGCAGCCTTGGGCGCCGAGGCGCACCAGGATCTGCCGTTTGAACAACTGGTCGAAGCGCTGCGCCCTGAGCGTAACTTGAGTCATAGCCCGCTGTTCCAGGTGTTATATAACCACCAGAACGCCGGGCGTCAGGCTGTGCCGTCATTGTCCGGACTGACCATCGAAACGCAGGATTGGGACAGCCACACCGCGCAGTTCGATCTGACGCTGGACACTCTGGAAGCCGACGGTGAAATCACTGCTGCACTGACTTATGCCACCGACCTGTTTGACGCCTCTACCGTGCAGCGCATGGCTGCGCATTGGCTGAACCTGCTGCAAGGCATCGTCGCCAACCCGCAACAGCGCATCGGCGAATTGCCGTTGCTCGACTCGGCTGAGCAGCAGGCGATTCTCAAAGACTGGAATCCGTCGACTCAGGCGTTCCCGAACGAGGCGTGCGCGCATCAGTTGATTGCCGAGCAGGCGCGCCGTAGTCCTGATGCAGTTGCCGTGCGGTTCAACCAGCAAACCCTCACTTACGCGCAGCTCAACAGCCGTGCCAACCGGTTGGCTCATCAGTTGATCGAGCAGGGCGTTGGTCCGGATGTGCTGGTCGGTTTGGCCGCCGAGCGTGGTCTGGTAATGGTGGTCGGCCTGTTGGCGATCCTCAAGGCTGGCGGCGCCTACGTGCCGCTGGACCCGACCTATCCGCAGGATCGTCTGGCCTACATGATCGAGGACAGCGGCATTCAACTGCTGCTGACTCAGGCGTCGTTGTTAAGCCAATTGCCGGTGCCGTCGAGTGTTCAAGCGTTGATGCTGGAGACCGATGTCAGCGGTAACGCCGACAGCGATCCGCACGTGTCGATGCACTCGTCGAACCTCGCTTACGTGATCTACACCTCCGGCTCCACCGGTAAACCGAAAGGCACGTTGCTGCCGCACCACAACATCCTGCGTCTGTTCGAAGCCACCGAGCCATGGTTCGGGTTCGGCCCGCAAGACGTCTGGAGCCTGTTCCATTCCTACGCTTTCGACTTCTCCGTGTGGGAGATTTTCGGCGCGCTGCTGCACGGTGGCGAACTGCTGATCGTGCCCTACGACGTCAGCCGTTCCCCGCAAGACTTCCACGCGCTGCTATGCGACGCCGGGGTCACGGTGTTGAACCAGACGCCGTCGGCGTTCAAGCAATTGATGCACGTCGCTTGCGCCGATCAACGCGCCAACGCATTGCGCTACGTGGTGTTTGGCGGTGAAGCGTTGGACGTGAAATCCCTGCGTCCATGGTTCGAACGCTTCGGCGATCAAGCCCCGCAACTGATCAACATGTACGGCATCACCGAAACCACGGTGCACGTGACTTACCGTCCACTGTCCCTGGTCGATCTGGAACTGGAAGCCAGCAGCCCAATCGGCGAGCCCATTACCGACCTGTCCTGGTACTTGCTCGACGGCGACCTGAACCCGGTACCGAAAGGCTGCATCGGCGAGTTATACGTCGGCCGCGCCGGCCTGGCTCGCGGTTACCTCAATCGCGGCGACCTGACCGCGCTGCGCTTTATCCCCGATCCGTTCGGCGAGAGCGGGGCGCGGTTGTACCGCACCGGCGACCTGGCGCAGTACCGCAACGACGGCGTGATCGAATACGTCGGTCGTATCGACCACCAGGTAAAAATCCGTGGTTTCCGCATCGAACTCGGCGAAATCGAAGCACGACTGAATATGTTGGATGCCGTGCGCGAAGCCGTGGTGCTGGCCCAGGAAGGCCCGAGCGGCCAGCAACTGGTCGGCTACGTGATCACGCATCAAACCACCGACAACGAAGCGACCCTGCGCGACAACCTCAAGACCCAACTCAAGGCCGACCTGCCGGATTACATGGTGCCAACGCACCTGCTGTTCCTCGACCATTGGCCACTGACCGCCAACGGAAAACTCGACCGCAAGGCCCTGCCGCAACCCGACGTAAGCCAAGTGCAGCAAGACTACGTCGCCCCGCAAAGCGAACTGGAACAACAGATCGCCGCAATCTGGCAGGACGTGCTGAAACTGGAGCGCGTGGGCCTGACCGACAACTTCTTCGAGCTGGGCGGCGACTCGATCATCTCCATCCAGGTGGTCAGCCGCGCGCGGCAGGCCGGGATTCGATTCAGCCCGAAAGATCTGTTCCAGCACCAGACCGTCCAGGCATTGGCGACCGTGGCCCAAGTCGGCGGCGAAGGGCTGATCATCGACCAAACCCCGGTTCAAGGCCCGGCGCTGTTGTTGCCGATCCAGCAAGCGTTCTTCACCGATGCGATCCCCGAGCGTCATCACTACAACCAATCGGTGCTGCTGAAAGCGGCCCGCCCGATGCAACCGGCACTGGTTGAACAGGCGTTGCAGGCGTTGGTGCTGCATCACGATGCATTGCGTTTGTCCTTTTCCGAAACTTCGGAAGGTTGGCAGGCCAATCACCGCGATGTCCTGGCGCAAAACAGCCTGCTCTGGACCACCGACGTGGCCGACGCCGAGGCACTGGAAGTCCTGGCCAATCAGGCCCAACGCAGCCTGAACCTGCAAGACGGCCCGCTGTTGCGCGGTGTGCTGGCGACGATGAACGATGGCAGCCAGCGGTTGCTGCTGGTGATCCATCACCTGGCGGTGGACGGCGTGTCGTGGCGGACTCTGCTCGAAGACCTGCAGAACGCTTACCAGCAATTACAGGACGGCAAGGCCCTGAGCCTGCCGGCCAAGACCAGTGCCTTCAAGGACTGGAGTCAGCACTTGCAGCGTTACGCCCACAGCCCGGCGTTGCAGCAGGAACTGACGTACTGGCAAGCCTGTTTGAGCGATGTCAGCACCGATCTGCCGTGCAAACGCGTGGACGCCGGGCAGCAGAATCGTCTGGCGCTCAACGTTCACACTCAGCTCAATCAGGAACTGACCCGGAAATTGCTGCAAGAAGCCCCGGCGGCCTATCGCACTCAGGTCAACGACCTGTTGCTGACCGCGTTGGCGCGGGTGATTGTCCGTTGGACCGGCCTGGCCTCGACGCTGATTCAACTCGAAGGCCATGGCCGCGAAGAGCTGTTCGACGGCGTTGACCTGACCCGCACCGTCGGTTGGTTCACCAGCCTGTTCCCGGTCCGGCTGACTCCGGCCGATGCACTGAGCGACTCGATCAAACAGGTCAAGGAACAACTGCGTTCGATCCCGCACAAAGGCATCGGCTTCGGCGCCTTGCGTTATCTGGGCGATGAGCAAGCGCAGCAATCGTTGCGCGTCTTGCCAAGCCCACGGATCACCTTCAACTACCTCGGCCAGTTCGACGGTAGCTTCGACAAGGACGACGCGGCGCTGTTTGCTCCTGCGTCAGAGAGCTCCGGCCTGGACCAAAGCCCCGATGCACCGATGGGCAACTGGCTTTCCCTCAATGGCCAGGTTTATGGCGGTCAACTGACGATCGGCTGGACCTTCAGCAGCGAACGTTTCGACACCGCGACCATTGAACGCCTGGCCGAGGATTACGCCAAAGAACTGGCAGCGCTGATCGCTCACTGCGTGACGCCGGGCGTCCAGGGCCTGACGCCGTCGGACTTCCCGCTGGCCGGCCTGACTCAAGTACAACTCGACAGCGTGCCGGTGGCGCCGCAGCAGATTGCCGACATCTACCCGCTGTCGCCGATGCAGCAAGGCATGCTGTTCCATTCGCTCTACGAGCAGCAGGGCGGCGACTACATCAACCAGATGTGCGTGGACATCGAAGGCCTCAATGTCGAGCGCTTCCGCGAGGCCTGGCAAGCGGCGATGGACGCCCACGATGTGCTGCGCAGCAGTTTTGTCTGGGACGGTGAATTCAAGCGTCCGTTGCAGGTGATCCACAAGCAACTGAACGTGCCGTTCACTTTCCACGATTGGCGCTCTCACAGCGATGTCGCCCAAGCACTCAATGAACTGGCGACCACCCAGCGCCAACAGGGCTTTGACCTTGCCAACGCACCGTTGCTGAACCTGACCGTGGTGCAAATTGCCGCCGAGCGTTATCACCTGATCTACACCAGCCATCACATCCTGATGGACGGCTGGAGCAACTCGCAGCTGTTGGGCGAAGTGCTGCAACGCTACAGCGGCGAGCTGCCGTCGAACACGGCGGGGCGTTATCGCGACTACATCGAGTGGCTGGCGAAGCAGGACGCGCAGGTCACCGAAGGTTTCTGGAAAGGCCAATTGGCGTCCTTTGAGGAACCGACAAGGCTGGCCAAAGCGCTGGTCTGGACCGGCAGCGAAGCAAGCAACGCGACTCAGGGCGAACACTTCCTGGAGTTGGACCTGACGCAAACTGCCGGGCTCAATGGGTTTGCGCGGGAACAGAAAGTCACCCTCAACACGCTGGTGCAAGCCGCGTGGCTGCTGCTGTTGCAACGCTACACCGGGCTCGACACGGTCAGCTTCGGCGCTACGGTGTCCGGGCGTCCGGCGCAGTTGGCGGGCGTCGAGCAACAGATCGGTTTGTTCATCAACACCTTGCCGGTAATCGCCAGCCCGGGTGCCGAGCAGCCGCTGTCGCAGTGGTTGCAGCAAGTGCAGGCGCAAAACCTGGCACTGCGCGAGCAGGAACATACGCCGCTGTTCGACATCCAGCGTTGGGCCGGGCAGGGCGGTGAAGCGCTGTTCGACAACATCCTGGTGTTCGAGAACTACCCGATCTCCGAAGCCCTGCAACAGGGCGCAACCCAAGAGCTGCGTTTCGGTGAAGTCGGCAACTTCGAACAGACCAACTACCCGCTGACCCTGGCGGTCAACCTGGGTGAAGAGCTGTCGCTGCAACTGAGTTACGACCGTCAGCAGTTCGATTTTGCTGCGATTGAACAACTGGCCGCGCACCTTGCGCACCTGCTGTTGCAAATGGTCGAGGCACCGGCCGCCAGTTGCGTTGGCGATCTGGCGTTGGTCGCAAAAGCGGTTCGCGAGCCGCTGGTGTTGCCGGTGGATGAGGTGTGCGTGCAGCGCTTGTTTGAACGGCAAGCCGAGCGCACGCCGCACGCCTTGGCGCTGATCTTCAACGAGCAACACCTCAGCTACGCGCAGCTCAATGCCCAGGCCAACCAATTGGCTCGCGTGCTGTTGCAACACGGCGTCGGCCCGGAGGCCTTGGTCGGCATCGCGGTCGAGCGTTCGACGCAGATGATCATCAGCCTGCTGGCGGTGCTCAAGGCTGGCGGCGCCTACGTGCCGCTGGACCCGGAATATCCGGCCGAGCGCCTCGGCGCGATGATCGAAGACAGTGGCCTGCGGGTGTTGTTGACCCAAAGCCATCTGGCGGCAGCATTGCCACGTGCGGCGTGCGTGACGGTCCTGAGCCTGGATCAGCTGGATTACCCTACTCAGACCGACAACCTGCCCGAGCGCAGCGGCCCGCAGAACCTTGCGTATGTGATGTTCACCTCGGGCTCCACCGGGCGCCCGAAAGGCGTCGGCATCACCCACTCGGCGCTGACCCGTCACGCCCAGGTTGCGCTGGAATTCCTCGGTCTCACACCGCAGGACCGTTCGCTGCAATTTGCCACGTTCAACTTCGATGCTTTTGTCGAGCAGCTTTACCCGGCGCTGATTTGCGGTGCCTCGGTGGTGCTGCGCGGGCCGGACATCTGGGACAGCGAGACCTGGTATCGCGAATTGCTCGACAAGCAATTCAGCGTCAGCGACCTGACCACCGCCTACTGGAACATGTTGGCCAAGGACTTTGCTGCCGCTGGCAATCGCGACTACGGCGTGTTGCGCCAGGTGATCGTCGGTGGCGAAGCCATGCCGCCGGAAGGCGTCGCCGCGTGGGGCAAGGCTGGCCTGGCTCATGTGCGTTTGCTCAACACCTACGGCCCGACCGAAACCACGGTCAGCGCCACGGTGCTCGATTGCAGCGACTACGTGTCGGGGCGCAGCGCGTTGCCGGTGACCATGCCGATTGGCCAGGCGTTGGGCGGCCGGGCAATTCATGTGCTCGATACCCAGGGCCAACCGGCGCCGGTCGGGGTGGTCGGTGAACTGGTGATTGGCGGTGAGCTGCTGGCTCGCGGTTACTTCCAGCGTCCGGAATTGACCGCCGAGCGCTTCATTCCTGATCCGTTCGATCCACTGGGCGGTGGCCGCATGTACCGCACCGGCGACCTGGCGCGCTACCGCGCCGACGGGGTGATTGAGTACGTCGGGCGTCTGGATCATCAAGTGAAGATTCGCGGTTTCCGCATCGAACTCGGTGAAATCGAAACCCATCTGTTGCAGATTCCTGCGGTGCGTCAGGCCCTGGTGGTCGCGCAACCGGGCGCCATCGGTCAGCAATTGGTCGCCTACGTGGTGTTCGACGACCCGGCGCAAGCCAACGCCGATGCCTCGACGCTGGCGGCGTTGCGCGATGATATCAAGGCGCGACTGAAAGCGACCTTGCCGAATTACATGGTGCCAACCCAGGTGATGTTCCTCGAACGCCTGCCGCTGAGCCCGAACGGCAAGATCGATCGCAAGGCTTTGCCGAGCATCGATGTTAGCCTCGCGGCGCTGGATTTTGTCGCGCCTGAAGGTGAACTCGAACAGCAAATTGCAGCGGTTTGGCAGGACGTGCTGGAGCTGGATCAGGTGGGCCGCGACGATCACTTCTTCGAACTGGGCGGGCATTCGCTGCTCGCGACTCAAGTGGTTTCGCGTCTGCGCAAACTCACGGCGTGCACCCTGAGCCTGCGTGATCTGTTCAGCCATCCGCGCCTCAAGGACCTGGCGGCATGGATGACGCAGCAGCAAGGCACAGCGGCGTCTGGCGGCCATGGCGTGGTGCTCAAGGCCCACGGCACGCAGCACAGTGCACCGTTGTCGCTGGTGCAACGGCGCTTGTGGATCGCCGAGCAATTGTCCGGCGGCACGGCGGCTTATGGCATGCCGATGGCCCTGCGTTTGCGCGGTGAGTTGTCGGTCGAGCGCTTGATCAGCAGCTTCGCCGAGGTGGTCCGCCGCCACGAAGTGCTGCGCACCGCGTATACCCAGGACGATGAAGGCGATCCGATTGCCATGATCGCCGAACAGGTCGAACTGGATTTCCCGGTGATCGATTTGTCCGGCCTGTCACGCAGCGCCCAGGAAGAATGGGTGGCGCAAGCGGCGCTGGAGAACGCCCGGACGCCGATTGATATGGAACACGCGCCGCTGTTACGTGGCCGGACCCTGCACCTGGGGCCGACCGAGCACGTGATGCTTTACGCCATGCACCACATCATTTCCGACGGCTGGTCGATGGGCGTTTTGGTCAACGAACTGGTGCAGATTTACGACCGCAGCAAGGTCGGTGATTTGACCCCGCTGCCAGCGCTGGAGGTGCAGTATTCCGACTTCGCGATTTGGCAGCAGGAGCTTGAGCAACAAGGGGTTCTGGCACGCCAGGCCGAGTACTGGAAAACGCGATTGGCCGGCTACAACGGGCAGTTGTCGTTGCCGTTGGATAAGCCACGAGGCCTGACGCCGTCCTATGAGGGCGATGCGGTGCAATTCCAGCTCGACACGACGCTGAGCGCTGCGTTGCGTCAACTGTCCAGGGACGCCGGCGTCACGCTGTACAGCACGCTGCTGGCGTCATTCCAGGTGTTGTTGCATCAGGTCAGTGGCGGTGCGGATGTGCTGGTCGGTGCCGACGTAGCCGGGCGTGAGCAGCCGGAACTGGAGCGCTTGATCGGCTTCTTCGTAAACGTCTTGCCGCTACGTTCGCAGTTTGATGCCGGCACGCCGTTCGCCAAATTCCTCGCCCAGACCCAGGAAACCTTGCTCAGTGCCATGGAGCATCAGGACCTGCCGTTCGACATGATCGTCGACGCCTCGGGCGTGCCGCGCCACAAGGGTATGAACCCGTTGGTGCAGGTATTGTTCGTGATGAACAACCTGCCGGGACGCACCCAGGCCATGGGCGGTTTGAGCGTCGAATCGCTGCCGGCGCTGGACACCCATTCTAAATTCGACATGGCGTTGTTCGTTGACGATGAAGAAGGGCAATTGCTGGGTAATTGGCAATTCGCCACAAGCGTGTTCGGACACGAGCGCATTCAGCACTTGGTCAAGGCCTGGATAGCCCTGTTGGAACAGATCGTCGCTGTTCAGGACATTCAATTGGGAGCTATCAGCATGCCAGTCGACAATTTAGCGGTGGCCACCAAGCCTGCCGTCCCCGGACCGAAGGCCGACAAACTCGGCAAGTTCCTCAAACGCGGTGTGGCCTCGGCGGCCAAGGCCCGGCCAGCGCCGATGCGCGAGTCGTTGATCGCCGCGCCACAGCCGTTCCCGCTGCTGCTGGAACCGAACGAGCCGCACTTGGACTTGATCGAGTGGATCAACCACAACCGGCCGCTGATCGAAGCAAAACTGGCGACCCATGCCGGGATTCTATTCCGCGGTTTCGAGCTCGACGGCATTCAGGGTTTCGAGGCCTTCGCCGAAGCGATCCAGCCGGGACTTTACGGTCAGTACGGCGACCTGCCGAAGAAGGAGGGCGGCAAGAACACCTACCGCTCCACGCCGTACCCGGAACGCAAGATGATCCTGTTCCACAACGAGAGCTCCCATCAGGACCGCTGGCCGCGCAAGCAGATGTTCTATTGCGAGCAAGCCGCGCCAGTCGGCGGGGCAACGCCGGTGGTGGATTGCCGGTTGATGTACGAAAAACTGCCGGCGGACCTGCGTGACAAGTTCGAAGAAAAGGGCCTGCTCTACGTGCGCACCTTCACCGACAACCTCGACGTGTCGTGGCAGCACTTCTTCAAGACCAAAGACCGCGCCGAAGTCGAGGCCCGTTGCCGCGCCGGTGGTATCGAATGGCGCTGGCTCGACAACAACGAATTGCAAACCCGCACCCCAGGGCCGGCGATCATTCGTCACCCGGTGACCGGCGCCAAATCGTTCTTCAACCAAGTGCAACTGCACCACATCTACTGGCTGGAGCCGGATGTGCGCGAAGACCTGCTGTCGATGTTTGGCCTGGACCGCATGCCGCGCCATGTGTTTTACGGCGACGGCACCCCGATCGAAGACGAGGTGATGCAACGCATCGGCGACTTGTACGAAGAATGCGCGGTGCGCTTCGACTGGCAAAAAGGCGACGCCATCCTGCTGGACAACATGCTGGTGGCCCACGCCCGTGATCCGTTCGAAGGCCCACGCAAAATTGTCGTGGCAATGGGTGACATGTTCGACCGCAGTGCACTTGAACGCGCACTGAACACCGAGGAAACCGGAGCATGA